A genome region from candidate division KSB1 bacterium includes the following:
- a CDS encoding helix-turn-helix domain-containing protein, with amino-acid sequence METLDAIIKERRAMGEVQLDAEFIYPQIQIISEEHSESRLKSLAEVELEHIIHVLEKVGGNKSKASRILGISRKTLREKLKQSEFVLA; translated from the coding sequence ATGGAAACGTTGGATGCAATTATTAAAGAGAGGAGAGCTATGGGAGAGGTTCAATTGGATGCAGAGTTTATTTATCCTCAAATCCAAATAATCAGTGAAGAACATTCGGAATCCCGACTCAAAAGCCTCGCCGAGGTTGAACTAGAGCACATCATTCATGTTTTGGAAAAAGTTGGAGGCAATAAATCCAAGGCATCACGAATATTGGGGATATCGAGAAAAACACTTCGAGAAAAACTCAAACAATCCGAATTTGTTCTTGCGTGA
- a CDS encoding glycine--tRNA ligase, whose translation MAKAESTIMDKLISMSKRRGYIFQSSEIYGGLASCYDYGPLGVELKNNIKKFWWKWMVQNRENIVGLDSAILMSPRIWEASGHVEGFTDPLVDCKKCKHRFRQDVLENPSTCPDCGGELTDPRQFNLMFKTHMGPIEDSGHIVYLRPETAQGIYVNFLNVINSSRQKVPFGIAQIGKAFRNEITTENFIFRTREFEQMEMQFFVKPGEDMEWFEHWKQDRIHYYKELGIREEKLRFHQHGDDELAHYAAAAFDIEYEFPFGWKELEGIHNRTDFDLKRHQEHSGKDMSYYNNETKERFLPYIVETSAGADRTVLTVLADAYEEQELEKDTRTVLHLHPALAPIKAGVFPLVKKGGLAELAQKIHTDLKKHFNVFYDQGGAVGRRYRRQDEIGTPYCITVDFDTLEDDTVTLRDRDSMEQQRIKIDALFDTLYCKINGM comes from the coding sequence ATGGCAAAAGCAGAGAGTACTATAATGGATAAACTGATATCGATGTCCAAACGCCGCGGCTATATCTTTCAGTCCAGTGAAATATACGGCGGACTGGCCAGTTGTTATGATTACGGCCCCCTCGGTGTAGAGCTGAAAAACAATATAAAAAAATTCTGGTGGAAATGGATGGTCCAGAATCGCGAGAATATCGTCGGCCTGGATTCCGCCATTCTCATGTCCCCGCGAATCTGGGAGGCGTCCGGTCATGTGGAAGGTTTCACGGATCCGCTGGTGGATTGTAAAAAATGTAAACACCGTTTCCGCCAGGACGTGCTTGAAAATCCGTCAACGTGTCCGGACTGCGGCGGAGAATTGACCGATCCCCGCCAGTTCAACCTGATGTTTAAGACGCATATGGGCCCTATTGAAGACAGCGGACATATTGTGTACCTGCGTCCTGAAACCGCTCAGGGCATCTATGTCAATTTTTTAAACGTGATTAATTCATCCCGTCAAAAAGTGCCGTTCGGCATTGCACAGATCGGTAAAGCTTTTCGCAACGAGATTACCACGGAAAACTTTATATTTCGCACCCGCGAATTTGAACAAATGGAAATGCAGTTTTTTGTAAAACCGGGCGAAGACATGGAATGGTTTGAGCACTGGAAACAGGATCGCATTCATTACTATAAAGAACTGGGTATCCGGGAAGAAAAACTGCGGTTCCACCAGCATGGTGATGATGAGCTGGCACATTACGCAGCCGCCGCGTTTGACATTGAATACGAATTCCCGTTCGGCTGGAAAGAGCTTGAAGGAATTCATAACCGCACGGATTTTGATCTCAAACGCCATCAGGAGCATTCCGGCAAAGATATGAGCTATTATAACAATGAAACCAAAGAGCGGTTCCTACCCTATATCGTGGAAACGTCCGCCGGCGCTGACCGTACGGTCTTGACCGTACTGGCCGACGCTTATGAAGAACAGGAACTTGAAAAAGACACACGTACGGTTCTGCATCTGCATCCGGCGCTTGCCCCGATTAAAGCCGGTGTGTTTCCATTGGTAAAAAAAGGCGGATTGGCGGAATTGGCTCAGAAAATCCATACGGACTTGAAAAAACATTTCAATGTATTTTATGATCAGGGAGGCGCGGTCGGCAGACGTTATCGCCGCCAGGATGAAATCGGCACCCCCTATTGTATTACCGTTGACTTTGACACGCTGGAAGATGACACTGTAACCCTCCGGGATCGCGATTCAATGGAACAGCAGCGTATCAAAATCGATGCGCTATTTGATACGCTTTATTGTAAAATAAATGGCATGTAA
- a CDS encoding cellulase N-terminal Ig-like domain-containing protein codes for MRTLTIAGLVFCLVGMFQALNASRLYEFKVLDQDVVMLWFQDSEVEYVDDGTGPDAHHGHHSEADNSYVVTYGDALDKTAAAQAGNWTIKSADDANYSDAGAAPTAVYRKSRVNGMSYTGWDPINSDHGFDYTHEHFIYLQLPHSLQQDKQYTVEIPADINADTTAVTMTFDIFNCPSEAVHTNLVGYMSSSRVKSADLYHFMGDGGNRDYSGFVGNDVYIYNVDTEESQTVGSVEFWMQNQTELHWNLTGSDVWTADFTGFSQPGTYRLAIEGVGCSQNFEIADDIYHDPYKLGVLGYFYMRIGQDNLDMTPVPRRPLYIQNQDPPDCKIYVTDMDPYHPDWSSFASGDKWDRPESWVAYKKAGSPTNPDAVGGHSDALDWDRHLGHVVNIYDLCLAYIVSNGVLDDDDLRIAESGNGIPDILDEARNEVDFWLNLRYQGGYSHGLTNPDDNNHLFQADNTPMAAWANALNSAMLAYCFQISGHTDLRQAYLDSALAAYNYANALADPMLNTQMEGIRGVDFKMMTAAFLYNLTGDTGYEDIVKAESMVTTSNSAILQQGSYHQLWGTAAYLLTQQPVNYPGLQADMKTAIIAKAKSREADNVRKRPSRRGYSSENAWWQTSQDMPRTVLAHAVSDNPTDQLAFLDALLLEADWGLGRNPLNMIQMTTATTELGDKRSVVNCYTSGRNDGSPGLHPGHTPYLNIEGWGGNMVGSNPKKVLQKYYPDYNNWPHAERFIDTRHIWAHSEFTPRQTMRGKMLNYAYLYSLSKSGGAITPALIADAGPDQRIVDEDGNGVESVQLDATASYSSASEITDYSWSLGDSVIATGMTATVQLDTGSYEIVLDIENAASETASDTVKIQILSQVSDEEADYDFETTGQLDDWLLDNWGEGGVPTAALSSEQARNGTQSAKISGNFVANSQNLLKKSGALDEDVETIIYYVWIPQALVDSATAAEEGTGGGVQNYLMHSGWTWVDQWYSIPDLQGDAWNRISLTIPDDVVNSEIQETGLVFTLQGASIGEGSVYVDDVTYQAAVKPADYDFETAAQFDDWYAENFSGTGGAPIASHSTEVVHGGAFSLKIAGNFSAESEHALRRDSNLDPGVSTLAYHVWVPQVLVDSSLAVYERDSTRVGGLQVYLMHNGWQWESEWVSMADLAGDGWTRVDSGDSGSCGSFKSTVLRCFVQNPGCESR; via the coding sequence ATGCGAACATTAACCATTGCAGGGCTTGTGTTTTGCCTGGTCGGCATGTTTCAGGCGCTGAATGCATCCCGACTTTACGAGTTCAAGGTGTTGGACCAGGATGTTGTAATGCTGTGGTTCCAGGACAGCGAGGTCGAGTATGTGGACGACGGCACCGGACCGGATGCGCATCACGGACATCATTCCGAAGCGGATAACAGCTACGTGGTCACGTACGGAGATGCTCTGGACAAGACCGCAGCAGCGCAGGCGGGCAACTGGACGATTAAATCCGCTGACGACGCCAATTACAGCGATGCCGGCGCTGCACCGACGGCCGTGTACCGCAAGTCGCGCGTGAACGGCATGTCCTATACCGGATGGGATCCCATTAACAGTGATCACGGCTTTGATTATACGCACGAACATTTTATTTATCTGCAGCTGCCGCATTCGCTGCAGCAGGACAAACAGTACACGGTCGAGATCCCGGCGGATATCAACGCCGATACAACAGCCGTGACCATGACTTTTGATATTTTCAACTGTCCCTCCGAGGCGGTGCATACCAATCTGGTCGGTTATATGAGCAGCTCACGCGTCAAATCCGCGGATCTGTATCATTTCATGGGTGACGGCGGCAACCGCGATTATTCGGGATTTGTCGGCAATGACGTGTATATCTATAACGTGGACACTGAGGAATCGCAGACCGTTGGGTCCGTGGAATTCTGGATGCAGAACCAGACAGAGCTGCACTGGAATCTTACCGGCTCGGATGTGTGGACCGCGGATTTCACCGGATTCAGTCAGCCCGGCACTTATCGGCTTGCGATTGAAGGCGTGGGCTGCAGTCAGAATTTTGAGATTGCTGATGATATTTATCACGATCCCTATAAACTGGGGGTGCTCGGATATTTTTACATGCGCATCGGTCAGGACAACCTGGACATGACTCCGGTGCCGCGCCGGCCGCTGTATATTCAAAATCAGGATCCGCCGGACTGCAAAATTTACGTCACGGATATGGACCCTTATCATCCTGACTGGAGCAGTTTTGCCAGCGGCGACAAATGGGACCGGCCGGAAAGCTGGGTTGCTTATAAAAAGGCGGGCAGTCCCACCAATCCTGATGCCGTCGGCGGACACAGCGACGCGCTGGACTGGGACCGGCATCTGGGGCATGTGGTCAATATCTATGATCTGTGTCTGGCTTATATCGTCAGCAACGGCGTGCTGGATGATGATGACCTGCGAATCGCTGAAAGCGGCAACGGTATACCGGATATTCTCGACGAGGCGCGCAATGAAGTTGATTTCTGGCTGAATTTGCGTTACCAGGGCGGGTATTCGCACGGTCTGACCAATCCGGATGACAACAATCATTTGTTCCAGGCGGACAATACACCGATGGCGGCCTGGGCGAATGCGCTGAACAGCGCCATGCTGGCGTATTGTTTTCAGATCTCCGGACACACGGATCTCAGGCAGGCCTATCTGGATTCGGCGCTTGCCGCTTACAATTATGCGAATGCGCTGGCCGATCCCATGCTGAACACCCAGATGGAAGGCATACGCGGCGTGGATTTTAAAATGATGACGGCGGCGTTTTTGTACAATTTGACCGGCGATACCGGCTATGAAGATATTGTCAAAGCCGAGAGTATGGTCACGACATCCAATTCTGCCATATTGCAGCAGGGCTCTTATCATCAATTGTGGGGAACGGCGGCGTATCTGCTGACGCAGCAGCCGGTGAATTATCCCGGCCTGCAGGCTGACATGAAAACCGCCATTATCGCCAAAGCGAAAAGCCGGGAAGCGGATAACGTGCGCAAGCGCCCGTCCCGGCGCGGTTACAGCAGCGAGAACGCCTGGTGGCAGACCAGTCAGGACATGCCGCGAACTGTTCTCGCGCACGCGGTATCGGACAATCCCACGGATCAGCTGGCGTTTCTGGACGCTCTGCTGCTGGAAGCGGACTGGGGACTGGGACGCAATCCGCTGAACATGATCCAGATGACCACTGCCACCACGGAACTGGGCGACAAGCGCAGTGTGGTCAATTGCTATACGTCAGGACGCAATGACGGATCGCCGGGACTGCATCCCGGGCATACGCCGTATCTGAATATTGAAGGCTGGGGCGGCAATATGGTCGGCAGCAATCCGAAAAAAGTGCTGCAGAAATATTATCCGGACTATAACAACTGGCCGCATGCTGAGAGATTTATCGACACCCGGCACATCTGGGCGCATTCGGAATTTACACCGCGCCAGACCATGCGCGGCAAGATGCTGAATTACGCCTATCTGTACAGCCTGTCCAAAAGCGGCGGCGCCATTACTCCGGCATTGATTGCGGATGCCGGGCCGGATCAGCGTATTGTTGACGAGGACGGAAACGGGGTGGAAAGCGTGCAGCTGGACGCAACCGCCAGTTATTCCAGCGCCAGTGAGATCACCGATTATTCCTGGAGTCTGGGGGACAGTGTAATCGCTACGGGTATGACAGCAACAGTGCAGCTGGATACCGGCAGCTATGAGATTGTTCTGGATATTGAGAATGCCGCTTCTGAAACCGCATCGGATACGGTCAAGATTCAGATACTGTCCCAGGTGTCCGACGAAGAAGCGGACTATGATTTTGAAACCACGGGTCAGCTGGACGACTGGCTGCTTGATAACTGGGGAGAGGGCGGCGTACCCACCGCCGCTCTCTCTTCGGAACAGGCCAGAAACGGAACCCAAAGCGCCAAAATTAGCGGAAATTTTGTGGCCAATTCGCAAAATCTTTTAAAAAAAAGCGGCGCTCTGGATGAGGATGTTGAAACCATCATCTATTATGTCTGGATTCCCCAGGCTCTGGTGGACTCGGCGACCGCGGCCGAAGAGGGGACCGGCGGCGGCGTGCAGAACTATCTGATGCACTCGGGCTGGACCTGGGTGGATCAGTGGTACAGCATTCCGGATTTGCAGGGCGATGCCTGGAACCGCATCTCTTTGACGATTCCGGATGATGTGGTCAATTCCGAGATCCAGGAAACCGGTCTGGTTTTTACACTGCAGGGTGCTTCCATAGGCGAAGGCAGTGTCTATGTGGATGATGTCACCTATCAGGCTGCTGTCAAACCCGCGGATTATGATTTTGAAACCGCCGCCCAGTTTGATGACTGGTATGCGGAAAATTTTTCAGGTACGGGCGGCGCTCCGATCGCCAGTCACAGCACCGAAGTGGTTCACGGCGGCGCGTTCAGCTTAAAAATTGCCGGAAATTTCAGCGCCGAATCGGAACACGCCCTGCGCCGGGACAGCAACCTGGACCCCGGTGTTTCAACACTGGCTTATCATGTTTGGGTGCCGCAGGTGCTGGTGGATTCCTCGCTTGCGGTGTACGAGCGCGACAGCACCCGGGTCGGCGGACTTCAGGTGTATCTGATGCATAACGGTTGGCAGTGGGAGAGTGAATGGGTCAGTATGGCAGACCTGGCCGGGGACGGCTGGACGCGCGTTGACTCTGGCGATTCCGGATCATGTGGATCATTCAAAAGTACAGTCCTTCGGTGTTTCGTTCAAAACCCTGGGTGTGAATCCCGGTGA
- a CDS encoding O-acetylhomoserine aminocarboxypropyltransferase/cysteine synthase family protein, translating to MSHKIETLALHAGHTPDSDTLSRAVPLHRTSSYLFKSSEHAKNLFNLKEQGNIYTRLGNPTQDVLEQRVAAMEGGGAALALASGTAAVQYSIMNICSAGDEFVTANNLYGGTYTMFNDILPQFGIKAHFVNPDDMDAWEQAITEKTRLLYVETIGNPTLSVTDLKAVARIAEKHHLPLVVDSTFTTPYLLRPIEHGAHIVIHSLTKWMGGHGAGIGGIVVDSGKFDWTDSKFPLYNEPDNSYHGIRYAHDLGDLNPLAFIMRMRLVPLRNLGACISPDNAWLFLQGIETLALRMQRHCDNAMQTAKFLKKHKKVEWVRYPGLYSDPSHKIAKQVLENGYGGMVVFGIKGGRRAGEAFIENLHLFSHLANVGDAKSLAIHPAGTTHSQMSAEQQKAAGLPPELVRLSIGIENIDDILSDIEQALEHI from the coding sequence ATGAGCCATAAAATAGAGACCCTGGCTCTGCACGCCGGACACACACCGGACAGCGACACGCTTTCTCGTGCGGTGCCTTTGCACCGAACCAGCTCTTATCTATTCAAGAGCAGCGAACACGCTAAAAATCTATTCAATCTTAAAGAGCAAGGCAATATTTACACACGACTCGGCAACCCCACTCAGGACGTACTGGAACAGCGCGTTGCAGCCATGGAAGGTGGCGGCGCCGCCCTGGCCCTGGCCTCCGGCACCGCGGCCGTCCAGTATTCGATCATGAACATTTGTTCCGCCGGAGATGAATTTGTCACCGCCAACAATCTATACGGCGGCACGTATACCATGTTTAACGATATTTTACCGCAATTCGGCATCAAGGCGCATTTTGTCAATCCTGATGATATGGACGCCTGGGAACAGGCGATCACTGAAAAGACCAGGCTGCTTTATGTGGAAACGATCGGCAATCCGACCCTAAGCGTAACGGACCTAAAGGCGGTCGCCCGCATTGCAGAAAAGCATCATCTTCCTCTTGTGGTCGATTCCACGTTTACCACCCCCTACCTCCTGCGTCCCATTGAACACGGCGCGCATATCGTTATCCACTCTCTCACCAAGTGGATGGGCGGACACGGCGCAGGAATCGGCGGGATTGTGGTGGACAGCGGTAAATTTGACTGGACTGATTCCAAATTCCCGCTCTACAATGAACCGGATAACAGCTATCACGGCATCCGTTACGCTCATGATCTGGGCGATCTGAATCCCCTGGCGTTTATCATGCGCATGCGCCTGGTGCCATTGCGCAACCTGGGTGCCTGTATCTCGCCGGATAACGCCTGGCTGTTTCTTCAGGGCATTGAAACCCTGGCGCTGAGAATGCAGCGCCACTGCGATAACGCCATGCAGACCGCCAAATTTTTGAAAAAACATAAAAAAGTCGAATGGGTGCGCTATCCCGGACTGTACAGCGATCCGTCACATAAAATTGCCAAACAGGTTCTTGAGAATGGATACGGCGGTATGGTCGTCTTTGGAATCAAAGGCGGACGCCGGGCCGGAGAAGCTTTTATTGAAAATCTGCATTTGTTTTCGCATCTGGCCAATGTAGGTGATGCCAAAAGTCTGGCCATTCATCCGGCCGGAACCACCCATTCACAGATGAGCGCAGAACAGCAAAAAGCCGCCGGACTGCCGCCGGAACTGGTGCGGTTATCCATCGGCATTGAAAATATCGATGACATTTTATCTGACATTGAGCAGGCGCTTGAACATATATAG
- a CDS encoding sugar O-acetyltransferase gives MTQKERMLAELPYKAWLDGLAEERLRTNRKIYKYNHCKPQQMRKKKKLVRRILGKAGEPVTIEAPFYCDYGYNIEIGDDFFANFNLVILDVARVRIGSHVQCGPHVSIITAGHPVHYKSRNSGYEYGIPVTIGNNVWLGSNCVINPGVRIGDNSVIGAGAVVTRDMPDNVIAAGVPCSVLRTITEQERPYYFKDRVFDVSDF, from the coding sequence ATGACCCAGAAAGAGCGGATGCTGGCGGAACTGCCGTACAAAGCCTGGCTGGATGGACTGGCGGAAGAACGGCTGCGGACAAATAGAAAAATTTACAAGTATAATCACTGCAAACCGCAGCAGATGCGAAAAAAGAAAAAGCTTGTCAGGCGTATTCTGGGGAAAGCAGGCGAACCGGTGACCATAGAAGCACCGTTTTACTGTGATTACGGATATAATATTGAAATCGGTGATGATTTTTTTGCAAATTTCAATCTGGTTATTTTAGACGTTGCCCGGGTCCGGATCGGTTCTCATGTTCAGTGCGGTCCGCATGTTTCCATCATTACCGCCGGACATCCGGTGCATTATAAATCCAGAAATTCCGGATACGAGTACGGAATTCCGGTCACGATCGGCAATAATGTCTGGCTTGGCAGCAACTGTGTTATCAATCCCGGCGTGCGCATCGGGGACAACAGTGTGATCGGCGCCGGGGCTGTCGTCACCCGGGATATGCCGGACAATGTCATAGCGGCGGGGGTGCCGTGCAGCGTTCTGCGAACCATCACGGAGCAGGAGCGTCCCTATTATTTCAAGGATCGGGTTTTTGATGTTTCCGATTTTTGA
- a CDS encoding Rrf2 family transcriptional regulator: MKFSKKSEYAIYALIDLSRQEKEKAVPLSEISARQNIPMPFLEQIMLTLKSGGIVSSRRGSGGGFILSRHPKQITLGEIIKLTEGPLGLDTDSAKEYSSAERQVFFEIWQQVSTTVQKAIGRITLTDMNQRIIEINESREYSYVI, from the coding sequence TTGAAATTTTCAAAAAAAAGTGAATACGCCATCTATGCGCTCATTGACCTCAGTCGGCAAGAAAAAGAAAAAGCCGTGCCGTTATCCGAGATCAGCGCACGCCAGAATATCCCCATGCCGTTCCTCGAACAAATTATGCTGACTTTGAAAAGCGGCGGGATTGTCAGCTCACGACGCGGCAGCGGCGGTGGCTTTATACTGAGCCGACATCCAAAGCAAATTACTTTGGGTGAAATTATTAAACTGACCGAAGGTCCTCTTGGTCTGGATACGGATTCTGCCAAAGAGTATTCGTCTGCGGAAAGACAGGTTTTCTTCGAAATTTGGCAGCAGGTCTCCACCACCGTTCAAAAGGCAATCGGGCGCATAACCCTCACCGATATGAATCAACGAATTATAGAAATCAATGAATCCCGGGAATACAGTTACGTTATTTAG
- a CDS encoding T9SS type A sorting domain-containing protein: MDHSKVQSFGVSFKTLGVNPGDIAVYIDDIYFEKDTTSTGVQTPTEAMTNTPGDYQLFHNFPNPFNPETKIRYDLPQSSRVRIEIYDIVGRHVTTLVDEAQNAGSHQVTFDGQNLASGVYIYTLKAGGTKDVKKMILLK, translated from the coding sequence GTGGATCATTCAAAAGTACAGTCCTTCGGTGTTTCGTTCAAAACCCTGGGTGTGAATCCCGGTGACATTGCCGTGTACATTGATGATATTTATTTTGAAAAAGATACCACTTCAACCGGTGTGCAGACTCCGACAGAGGCCATGACAAATACTCCCGGCGACTATCAGCTGTTTCATAATTTCCCCAATCCGTTCAATCCGGAAACTAAAATCCGTTATGATCTGCCTCAGAGTTCGCGCGTCCGCATCGAGATTTACGATATTGTCGGCCGGCACGTGACCACCCTTGTTGATGAGGCGCAAAACGCCGGCAGTCATCAGGTGACTTTTGATGGACAGAATCTGGCCAGCGGTGTTTATATTTATACCCTAAAGGCCGGCGGCACTAAAGATGTTAAGAAGATGATCTTGCTGAAATAA
- a CDS encoding helix-turn-helix transcriptional regulator, which translates to MSDLENYIHNRKKTDPDFRENFEKGYKNFKIGVLLRQARIESGMTQEQIAHKMNTKKSSISRIENHSEDIRLSTLENYARALGKRVKMEIVES; encoded by the coding sequence ATGAGTGACCTGGAAAATTATATTCATAATAGAAAAAAAACGGATCCGGATTTTCGTGAGAATTTTGAAAAGGGTTATAAAAATTTTAAGATTGGTGTGCTTTTGCGTCAGGCGCGCATCGAATCCGGGATGACACAGGAGCAAATTGCACATAAAATGAACACAAAGAAATCGTCCATATCCCGGATTGAGAACCACTCCGAAGATATCAGATTATCGACGCTTGAGAACTATGCCAGAGCGCTCGGCAAACGGGTCAAAATGGAGATTGTTGAGAGTTGA
- a CDS encoding HNH endonuclease produces MMEKALFINGVFKDVLDEIMRSQNANPGKTFYLQPYAESTIKRLKQNPPAPESPLPLYISTTAQLNQICYSADIIGWEDKNQISNERLAFLNDHIKRFQPKENEIYFEMKGKKCVNLISIRNLVELPNQLSTLHLVKESNGEPLKKRSRSGGWSYVFAPPFLKLENSYINDRLDAELGKKVSVSLQKKEDFLEKRLAKAEMIPEKVQIISSGFRRNPDVIAFVLKRSKGKCELCGCDASFDKKSDGKPYLEVHHWITLSEGGEDTIENAAALCPNCHKRAHFGQEQDFLKIHKELPKHTEM; encoded by the coding sequence ATGATGGAAAAAGCATTATTTATTAATGGTGTTTTTAAAGATGTGCTTGATGAGATTATGCGATCTCAAAATGCAAATCCTGGCAAGACCTTTTATTTGCAGCCCTATGCAGAATCTACCATAAAGAGATTAAAGCAGAATCCTCCCGCGCCAGAATCGCCATTGCCTCTTTATATTTCAACAACAGCTCAACTCAATCAAATCTGTTATTCAGCGGATATAATCGGATGGGAAGACAAGAATCAAATTTCGAATGAAAGACTGGCTTTTTTGAATGATCACATTAAACGGTTTCAGCCAAAAGAAAACGAAATTTATTTTGAAATGAAGGGTAAAAAGTGTGTTAACCTGATTTCAATCAGAAATCTGGTCGAGCTGCCCAATCAGCTTTCTACTTTACATCTTGTCAAGGAAAGTAATGGCGAACCTCTTAAAAAGCGATCCAGATCTGGAGGGTGGAGTTATGTATTCGCACCTCCATTTCTAAAGCTTGAAAATTCTTATATAAATGATCGTTTGGATGCAGAACTGGGGAAAAAAGTGTCTGTCTCTTTACAGAAAAAAGAAGACTTTTTAGAGAAACGTCTAGCAAAAGCCGAAATGATCCCGGAAAAAGTACAAATCATATCGTCTGGTTTTAGGCGAAATCCTGATGTAATAGCCTTTGTACTCAAACGATCCAAAGGCAAATGTGAATTATGTGGATGTGATGCATCTTTTGATAAAAAATCTGACGGAAAACCATATTTAGAAGTTCATCATTGGATAACCTTATCCGAAGGTGGAGAAGATACGATTGAAAATGCTGCTGCTTTGTGCCCTAACTGCCACAAAAGGGCGCATTTTGGGCAAGAACAGGATTTCCTCAAAATTCATAAGGAGCTTCCAAAGCATACCGAGATGTAA
- the cysK gene encoding cysteine synthase A: MNIYKDNSYSIGRTPLVQLNKIAKNSKATILAKIEGRNPAYSVKCRIGANMIWDAEKRGILNPAKTIVEPTSGNTGIALAFTGAARGYQVILTMPESASIERRKVMKALGAQLILTPAEDGMKGAIAKAQEILNNDPTRYIFLNQFENPANPAIHESTTGPEIWQDTDGNIDIFVAGVGTGGTFSGVSRFFKSKKAVKTIAVEPTTSPVITQTLNGESLQPGSHKIQGIGAGFVPHNLDLDLVDAVEQVSSEKAIEYSQRLAREEGILSGISCGAAAAAAVKIGAREENSGKTIVTILPDAGERYLSTPLFEGLFDPQTGA; this comes from the coding sequence ATGAATATATACAAAGACAACAGTTATTCCATCGGACGCACACCGTTGGTGCAGTTGAATAAAATTGCAAAAAACAGCAAGGCGACCATACTCGCTAAAATCGAAGGCCGCAATCCAGCCTATTCCGTCAAATGCCGGATCGGCGCCAACATGATCTGGGATGCTGAAAAACGCGGAATTTTAAATCCCGCTAAAACCATTGTGGAACCGACGAGCGGCAACACCGGCATCGCTCTTGCGTTTACCGGAGCCGCTCGCGGTTATCAGGTTATCCTCACCATGCCGGAATCCGCCAGCATTGAACGTCGAAAAGTCATGAAAGCCCTGGGCGCGCAGCTCATTTTAACACCGGCTGAGGACGGCATGAAAGGCGCCATTGCCAAGGCGCAGGAAATCCTGAACAATGATCCAACCCGTTATATTTTCCTGAATCAGTTCGAGAATCCCGCAAATCCTGCGATTCACGAATCCACCACCGGCCCGGAAATCTGGCAGGATACCGACGGCAATATCGATATATTTGTCGCGGGTGTCGGCACCGGCGGAACATTCTCCGGTGTCTCCCGATTTTTCAAGTCCAAAAAAGCTGTAAAAACCATTGCCGTCGAACCGACGACCAGTCCGGTTATCACTCAGACGTTGAATGGTGAATCCCTGCAGCCGGGCAGCCACAAAATTCAGGGTATCGGAGCCGGGTTCGTGCCTCATAATCTGGATCTTGACCTCGTCGACGCGGTCGAACAGGTGAGCAGCGAAAAAGCCATCGAGTATTCACAGCGGCTGGCGCGTGAAGAGGGCATTCTTTCCGGCATTTCGTGCGGCGCTGCGGCAGCTGCAGCTGTCAAAATCGGGGCGCGCGAAGAAAACAGCGGCAAGACAATCGTCACCATACTGCCGGATGCCGGAGAACGCTATTTATCGACCCCGCTGTTTGAAGGACTGTTTGATCCGCAAACCGGCGCTTAA
- a CDS encoding type II toxin-antitoxin system RelE/ParE family toxin has protein sequence MLTWKVSFYRTDSGFCPVEEFLDSLNGKQAQKVVWVLKLIEDLYVVPIQYFKKLKGTSELWEVRVKAGKNNVRILGFFYKDNLIVLNHAFLKKSQKTPKKEIETAEQRKKDFLRRNENE, from the coding sequence ATGTTAACTTGGAAAGTTTCTTTTTACAGAACCGATTCCGGTTTTTGTCCGGTAGAAGAATTTTTGGATTCGCTTAACGGCAAGCAGGCACAAAAAGTTGTCTGGGTATTGAAACTGATCGAGGATTTATATGTTGTTCCCATACAATATTTTAAGAAATTAAAAGGGACATCTGAACTCTGGGAGGTAAGAGTAAAAGCAGGTAAAAACAATGTTAGAATACTCGGCTTTTTTTACAAAGATAACCTCATTGTGTTGAACCATGCTTTTTTGAAAAAATCACAAAAAACTCCCAAAAAAGAAATAGAAACAGCTGAACAACGGAAAAAGGACTTTTTAAGGAGAAACGAAAATGAGTGA